DNA from Daucus carota subsp. sativus chromosome 1, DH1 v3.0, whole genome shotgun sequence:
ATCTACCTCCTGTTACTCAGTAGTGCATACATATATTGCAGTCtagtttattatttattgaaaaattatgtcattacTCCTATTATAAATATACCATAGACTTTGTCCTAAGTTGCCTCTTGTGATTTAATTTACACGAACTTGGATGTAGTGTTTTAGAGTACATGCCGTTTGGAGGTTCCAACTCCCAAATTCTTGCTCGATTTTGAGTTGTTGACCATTGGGATGATAAACACTTGGTTTTTGGTTCTGTTCTGGAAAAAGTACTTTGAATTCATATGCAAGAATATATAGCGCAGTTGTCGATCACTTTCAGATTTTTTGATGTTTATAAGTTGTCTAGGAAGCAAGGATACATCACAAATTTTTTGATGTTTATAACGTGCTAGGAAGCAAGAGTACTTGGGTTACCTGACGTATCCTGTGTCCGGCATGGGACACTTGTACAATCCCAGAGAATATGTCAATATGATAATGTTTCTTAAACTGTACTCAAAATTGGAGCTTAAGTAACTACATACCCAGAAGCAGAGTACTCGCAGTAACGCTAGTCAGCAAAATTATTAACCTAAACTTCTGGTGTTGTAGATGCTTAAGTTTTGCATTTGAATTAATTTGCATAAGTTTATTTAGTTTTGTTAAAAGACTTTGTCATACATATATAGATGGCATATTACCCCGCACCCTAGTCCCCAGATTGTCATGTTTGTCGAATCCACATATCCCTGTAATTCACATTCTCACACCCATCTCCTGCTTTTTAGTAATGTGTTATGATATATGTGCAATTTTTTTGCACGTGCTTATATAAAATCTTGAACCAGtcttacaaatgtaaatataattttcgTGACCCTGTAACCTTAGCATCACCAATGTTTACCAGGATTCCATATTTGTACATAACAAGACACcacaatttatatgattttagttCCTTGGTGATTGATTCCTAGATAATTAATACTGTGCTGAGAGATTAACAGTCAGCATACAGATGAATTATAAGTACAATCGTGTTTGTATGTCTTCGAAATCTAAGTCTGGGGATGTTTACACTTCTATGATGCTAGAAACAGaacatattttaaatctttttttgaTCAGGAGTAATGCTAGGCATTTTTTCTTATCTGTTCCGAGCTAATGATACCTAGCATCCAAAGTCATTGCTTTAAGTTTAACTTGATGtcataatttttgatatatactgTTAGCTCTTTAATTATGCAAAGCGAAACACcagttataaaatttttaaaagctgaagatcaaattttttattataaaatgctTGGCATATTTTTGGGCGTCTCCGTGGTGAAGTGATCCAATAGCATAATAGAAATTTCAGTGTAGATAGAAATGTTTATTACCATAAGAAATCTTCTGGGCTAGAATATCATTTGTTTCTGCAAGTAACTTGTGAATCCAAATCACAGAATCCACCATATTTAAAATACTTTTTGGCATTATCATACAGAAGAAATCACAGAATCCACCATATTTAAAATACTTTTTGGCATTATCATACAGAAGAGGAGCAAATTGATAGGATGGAAGAAAAATTAGGCACCGAGGAGGATCCTGTTACTCATGGATTTACAATTTCCAGTGAACATCAGACGGATGCTGGAAGTGACTCCAGTGATGCAGAAAAGCCGAAGGAAGACGATGATTTCAGAAGAAAAATTAAGCATGCAGCAGGTACCTCTCATACTTTAAGTGGATCCGAAGAACATGGGTCTGATGCAGAAGGGACACAAGAAGCAGTTGTATCAGGTAAAGGCTTCAGGGTGGTTACCAGCGAAATGCAGAATTCAGATCAAGAAATTGATGTAGATGATGCTCATAGTTCTCCAGTGGGTGCAGATGAATTTAAACCTTCATCTACCAATGACTCTGAGGCAGAAATATCCGACGACGAGCCTCTTGTACTCATCTTCCATCTGCATTCAGCTTCATATCTTTCCTATATATGCATCTTTCAAATTGTTAATTCTGTCTTCCGTTTGCAGGGGGCTTGGAAGCGTAGGGTGGTGAAATCAGCAGCAGGCAAAAGTCAATGATAAGAGCATACTGGTATTTTGACGAAATAAAGAGGACAGCATCAGAATGACATGTATTGAAGCACCGTGTATTAAGATTACTATACTACCAGATAAGCTGCCGAAGAAGGGGATGAAGCCCCATGTAGTATTAGTAGGTAGGTTAAAAGTAGGGTTTACCAAAGTTGTGAGGTAGTTAATGTCAAAACAATGTCAGTCGATGGTATGTTTTGAAGGGTATTTTGCTAGTGGATACTTGCGCTCTTGTCTTCTATCGAGACCACCTAGACTTGCTTGTTACGTATGACTCTGTACAGCTATAGTTGATATATGCTGTAGTGCTAGTTGTGAGGCTTACTAGGCTAGTTTATTCATACTGTATAAACTTCTATCTGATTAAAGAGACTTTCAACTTTGTTCTAGCTTGTCGACATGAGACTCAACTGCTCAACTGCAAAATCGCATGCCATTGATTGTAAGTTGTAATATTTCTTAGAGGTGCATCGCCTGGACGATCTTTGAATCATAGACAGCAGCCGGCATGAGTGTTTAGGGTTTATGCATTGATTCatgttattaattattcaaGTGACATGTATGAATCGGAGGAACCTTGTTCTGATAACACAAACAAATGATAAAGATATCCATGTTCCGATTGCACATTTTAAGGAATTTTAACGTATAAAGTAGATGTAGAGGAAAAAAATAGTAGatatagttaaatttttatttcatactgtaaatttttaatgtttttagaATGTTATATATTTGAGTGGAAggtaaaaagaaagaaattatataaaaatgaatgagatgaagaGACTACCGATCATCATACACATCGTATATTTTCGTTAAGAAATAATAAACATCAAATATGAGTAAATCAGATTTATCATTCTCAAAATgaaaaagtattattttatttcatcagtttaaaaaaataatatttttaatgtaattatataaaaatcccGACCATAACAAATGATTAAAGACAAGGGGTTTTCCCATAAATAtctaagtttaaaattatttttgtgaaaatactatatcttttttaaatattttgcaaaaaaaccaaattttgaaaatatttgcaaaaataccgtAGGCAACCCGTTGCAATCATATTTGCAACTCCTGCGAGGTCAATTAACTGAAGTTGTACCTAGTTGCAGaccatatttttgtaaatattttctaaaaaattagtatttttaccattttttaaaaaatatagtaaaatcacaaaaatattaaaaaaaagaagatatttttgataaattccctgAAAAAACAAAAGACCGACAATACATACCAGAATAATGTCGCGTGCGCACTAATGCGGCGTAAGAATAATTCTGGGAGCAAGCCATTATCTAGCCACGCGTAGTCGCGTACTGACCAGTCTGGTCCGGTCAACTATCAGCGTTTCACTACCGCCACCTGTCAGTCATCTGCCCCTTCTTCAACGTTTCTTCTCTTCCAATTGCCCTCTTGCTCTTACCGCTCACCGTTTCACTTTATGTACTATTCTTAACTCTCATTACAGACTAGAAACTTATAAATGAAACAATTAGCAACTCAAGTTAATCACAGACACAAAATATAGCTGAAATCAGGTTGTCTTGATCTCAAAACACATTAATCTTCTTGGTCAGTCTTCTTGTCCTAAAAGCTTCCAATTTTACACACTTgctgatttttgtttcttgtttAGTAGATCATGTTTCTTGATTTTTAGTGTTTTCAATTTTGTGCATTATTTTAAGATCTTAACTTTGCTTATGGGGTTATTAGTTTCTTGATTTGTGTAATTGAATTAATGGATAGAAGTCACAATAGGATGTTGAAGGTGAATCTTTGTTAATTTTGTAGTTGCTACTTCAGGTAAATTTGTGTGCATTTGGTGCTTGTGGATAGTAGATTATGGAGGAACTTTCGGGACAATTGTTGAAAGTGGTGGTTGTGCGAGGAAAAAGATTGGTGATTCGTGACTTTAAATCCAGTGATCCTTATGTTGTTCTTAAGCTGGGAAATCAGGTATCGTTGCTGCTCATTACTACTGCTTTCGGTAGAGATTTGGACAATACATTTCACTGATATATCTTAGAGAGGACCTATAGAGGACTATGTTTAATAGCTTATGTCGGGTTATACACATGCGGTGTATACCTTTGTGGCATGCTTTTCTTTTGTTCCGACATATGTAATATGGAATCATCCCACATCTCCTAATATAATTTCAGTTGTACATAAATCAAAGTTTAAACTTCTTTTATACCAATGTCTCGATTTGTTATTGCgatgtatataattaaaatgctTGCTTACAAtttatttaatgaaaataaaatggtgGATGCTATTCAGTAGTTTGGCCTTTTGGACCTTATTTGGAAAGAGGGTGAATTTCCTTGCCTCTGCGAAAATGCATCCTTAGAAATCAGAGGGTTCTTGGATAATATTTTCTTATCCCTGATCTAAAAAGATCTCACTAATTAACCATTTATTGCACAGTTGCGTTGATTCCTTTCCTCAGTGAACCCGTACTATAAGTTCGCAGAGTCAAATTGATCACCTTCATTCAAGTCTACCAGTCCCTTTTGTGGAACTGGATGATCACTCAAGGAAGTGTCATAAATAACAAACATTGAGCTGTACAAATATGTGTATTAGGTTGTAGATGGACTCTTCTTCCTCATGTGCAATCAAGAGAAGTGATTGTTCTCTACTTTGTTTATTTCATGAATCTTGACACGGACTATAATAGAAAGAATATATTGCAAATCTTCCATGCTTGGAATATTTGACTTGGGTGTCAATCTTTGTGTCATTTTAATCATTTGTTATCTTCTGATCATTGGACAATACTGTCTATCTTTACACCGGAGAAAATACAATGTTAGTATATGATTGTGTAAATTGTTAATTTTCCTCAAGGCATACAAATAACTTCTTTTCCTTCCTGCCAGACAGTAAAAACCAAGGTCATCAACAGCTGTCTAAATCCTGTGTGGAATGAGGAACTGACGCTTAAGCTCACAGAACCTGCTGGAGTTCTAAACTTGGTAAGCTCAGATTTTCGCATAattgacatcttcactaatgtTAACCTTAGAGCAAAAAGTTAAATAATTGTTCGAGTCAGTTCCAGGTTGAGAAACAGTTATTCTGTTGTGATTTATTTAATCATGTATCTCTCCATGACATTAATTCTCGATGTAATGGATTCTGTTCCTTTACCAAGAAGAGTATATTATGCCTGAGGCTACTGTAAGGAGAGACATTCACTTGGTGTTTTTGCTTAAATTCGTCAAATGCAATGTTTTCTCTCACCATTTATGTGCATTgaggtatatatataaatatagaggTGAATCTTTACCGCAGTCTGCAGTATACATTAAGTCATATCATGTGTCCGAGACTGGTTTGGGTTTCTCATAATTTGAAGTGTCATGGTTATTTGTCCTGAATGCATACTTTTTTTGGCCAAGCAAATACCTATATTAAGAAGAAAAGAGATGCAAATAAGCAGGACATGCCCTGGAGGAACGGAGTGTGATGAACAAGCTCAAACCGAGCAGTCTAGAACTAAATAACAATGCCATACAGGCAGGTTGTCGAAATAACTACAAAAGACCTGCCATAGCtgtaaacactttttttttcccTTCTAAATGTTAATTCAAGTCAGTCCAGTAGTTCTTACATGTTCAATGATTCAGTAATAAGCAAAGAATTGATACAAACTTGAAGTTTGTTAGCTTAATGGAGACAAGATTTCCCATTCTGTTAAACCTGACAAAGCTGAGCTTCTACAGGAAGTATATGACAAAGATCGTTTCAAGGCTGATGACAAGATGGGGCATGCTCATGTTAGCCTCCAACCATTTGTGAGTGCTGCTCGACTGAGGCAGATACTAGGGGTTTCTACCGAAGGGGAGACTCTGAGAAAGGTCATCCCAGACGGTGACAATTGTCTAGCAGCTGAAAGCTGCATAAATTTTAAAGATGGCGAGGTTGTGCAGGATGTTTGGCTGAGGCTCTCTGGAGTCGAGTCTGGAGAGATCGAGCTGAAGATCAAGTGTAAAAATCTTCATGTTCGAGCATAGATTTAGAGGGATATCAATGCTAATGAATCAAGGAAATGTTAGAGTGTTCTACTTTTGACTTGCCGAGGTAGGAGTTAGAATGTAATATATGTAATGCAAACTTGCAACCTGTGATAATTTGTTACATCAATAACATTCCCATGCTTATGAATTATGACAGAAGAATACACACAACTAAAGCATACAACTTATTTACtctacttattttttttttttaatggacAATGGTAACAGATAATAgagattttgaaattatattctTAAATTCT
Protein-coding regions in this window:
- the LOC108205085 gene encoding protein C2-DOMAIN ABA-RELATED 11, which codes for MEELSGQLLKVVVVRGKRLVIRDFKSSDPYVVLKLGNQTVKTKVINSCLNPVWNEELTLKLTEPAGVLNLEVYDKDRFKADDKMGHAHVSLQPFVSAARLRQILGVSTEGETLRKVIPDGDNCLAAESCINFKDGEVVQDVWLRLSGVESGEIELKIKCKNLHVRA